The DNA segment CGCACCGTTGAAAGTGTAGCTAACTTCATTTGTAGACATCGACATGGACGTGAAGTTCTGACTATTCCATTCGCCAGATTGTTCAATGTTGAAGACATATTCTTCAATTTCTTCGCGAGCTTTAGGGAAGTCATCCATTTCAGGATTGAAGATAAGGTACATTAATGCACCTCCTCCACCACCACCCATCATCGCGGACATTTGATCGCCGCCTTCGCTTAGGGATAATTGAACAATATCAATATCTTCACGATTCAGCATTTTTTCTTCAATAGCTGTAATGTTTTCTAAAGTATCATCCATTAGCTCGCCGGCTTCAGGAGTGTAAGTCAAGTACATCACTTTTTCTTCTTCACTGCCTAGGAAACTAAAACCAATCAACGGCGTCAATGCTATGCTTCCTGCTAATAGAGCAATAGAAATGATTGATGTAATAATTTTGTGGTTAAGCGTCCATCCAAGGATTCCTTTATACCAGTTTGATAATTTCCCAGTCTCTTTATGACTGCTAGCAGTCTTTTCACTATATAACTTCTTCTTGAACAAGAAGTGGGATAATGCGGGAACGATCGTAATCGCTACAATCAATGAAGCGACAAGCGCAAACGTCATGGTTAATGCGAATGGCAAGAACAGCTCGCCAACCATTCCGCCTACGAAGATAAGTGGTGCGAACACCGCCACCGTTACCAATGTTGATGAAAGGATTGGTTTGAACATTTCGATTGTCGCTTCACGAACAAGTGCACGACCAGTCAACTTCTCATCTTTTAGATGTAATCGACGATAAATATTTTCAACGACGACAATCGAGTCATCAATAACACGACCTATGGCGACAGTTATTGCTCCTAGCGTCATGATATTGAGCGTAATATCCATCCAGTTCAACACCATTAATGCCATGAAAATCGAAACTGGAATTGAGACGATCGAAATGATGGTTGATTTAAAATCACGCAAGAATAAAAGGATGATCAATACAGCTATCAATCCTCCGAACAACGCCTTTTCAATCATTGTTGTAACCGATTTTTCAATCGGCGCACCTTGGTCAAGTGATACCTCAATAACGAGACCATCGATACTTGCCTCTTCTTCTTCAATTAACTCTTTCACAGCGTTCACGACATCAACTGTATTAGCTTGTTGCCCTTTAACAATTTGAATTGCAATGGCTTCTTTACCATTTGTACGTGAAATCGATTGAACTTTCCCAACTTCTTCAATCTTAGCGATCTCGCTCAGTTTCACAAATGGTGATGTGTTTTTTTCCGAAGGAGTCAATGGAATAAGCATTTCCTTCAATTCATCGGCTGTCATAAACTTGCCGTCTACCGCAACGGCTTCTTCACCTTCTTCAAACTCATAAAGACCCAAAGAAACTGCAAGGTCACTTGCCTGAATCACTTGTTTAACAGAGTCTTCCGTTAAGCCCAGTTCAGCCAGTTTAGTTTCATCGTAAGTTAGTTGTACTTCATTAATATGTTGACCTGTAATTGTTGCTGAAGCTATTCCATCAATCTTTTCGATTTTTGGAAGTATGATTTCTTCTACTGTTGACGTTAATTCAACAATATCTTCATTCGCACTAGAAATACTCAACGCAGCCACCGGCATCATATTCATGCTGATTGCCGTAACGGTCGGCTCTTGAGCCCCTTCAGGTAAAGTTACCGCTTCCAGTGCAGATTTCAAAGCACGATTCGCCTCGTCCATATCTACACCATACTCATATTCCACTTGAAGATTTGCCATATTTGAATACGAATTCGAAAATACGGATTTCACGCCTTCAAGGTTTTCTACGACTTTTTCCAAAGGCATAGAAACTTCTTCCATTACCTTCTCTGGAGTTGCGCCAGGATATACGTCCATTACCATTAAGTAAGGAATCGAAATATCTGGAATTGTTTCCATGTTCATTCTTGTACCCGAATAAATACCAGTTACGGTGATAATAATAGTCAGTAACCATACTGCCAGTTTATTTTGAAGTACAAAATTAACTAAACCTTTCACGCTTACACCTACCCCTAATTGACTTTTCTATTTACTTTTTTTATAATAATGACCAACTGGTCAATTGTCAACAATATGAACTAGGAGCGATAAAAATAAAATGAATAAAAAACAACTAATTATGGAAAAATCATTGGAACTATTTGCAAAACAAGGTTTTGAAGCAACTTCTATTCAACAAATAACGGAATATTGTGGTATTTCTAAAGGGGCTTTTTACTTATCTTTTAAGTCTAAGGATGAATTGATAATAGCGTTGATCGACCACTTCATGATGCAATTCACCGCCGATGCTGACTATATAGTCAAAAACACAAAAGTTGAGGAAAAACTGGTCTATGAGTTTTATTTCTCAACGTTCAATTCCTTCCAAAAACACTCTGATTTCACAAAAGTTTTGATGAAAGAGCAAAGCCACACATTGAATAAGGAGTTCATCGTTAAGATGCAAACCTATGACAAGTTGTTCGAGAAGTCGATTTTGTCTATGATTGACCGCGTTTACGGCGAGGTTGTCGATTTGATAAAATACGATCTTGTCTATTGCATTAAAGGCTTTATCAGTATCTATTCACAATTATTTTTATTTCAGAAGATACCAGTGGATTTAAATTTGCTATCCAGATCGCTAGTGGAAAAAACAAACTTGCTTGCTAAACATACAACTATCCCATTCATTTCTCAGGACTTGATTCATTTGGGCAAGCAACTGACGCAGGAAGAAATGACGAAAGAACAAATTCTCGACATCATGGACCAAAAAATTATGGAAATTGAAGAGTCTATCGAAAAAGAATCTTTAGTTCTGTTAAGGCAACATCTGCTAGAACCAACTTTAAGTCCAGCTATTGTAAAAGGATTATTAGAGAACATTCGGAATCATTCTCATTGCAAATGGATTTCTTATTTACTGCGTAGTTATTATGAATTCTAATAGCTGATTTCGGTGGAATACTACTTGAAATCTATGTTATCGACATAAGAAAAAGACTTATCACGATGTTCTACGCCCCGAAAGTTAGACCAACAATTCTAACTTTCGGGGTGTTTTTTGTGGAGTTTCAAGTAAAACGAATATAAGAAAATGGTTCAGTAGATTTCAAGAATTTGGGGAACAGGGCTTGGGTACTAAAAAGGCAAATACAATAAATTAGATGTCCTGAAGTATAAGGTAAGAACAAGAGATTCCCTTGATGAAATGGCTAGAAAATTTGGCATTACTGAACCGCCTATAATTATAAATTGGTGGAGGAAATGGCAAAATGAAGGTGTTGAAGGGCTCTCTAAATCAAAGGGGCGTCAATCAATGTCTACCAAACCAAAGAAGATAAAGAACGAGAAAAAAATTGACGAGGGATAAAAGAAATAGAATTACTTCGTGTGGAAAAAGACTATTTAAAAAAGCTCCGAGCTTCAGGGATAAATATTCCGAGACGACTGGTACAACCGAATTTAAATATTCCGAGACGAATGCGAATGGGAAGTTAATCATTAAGAAGACTTATTTAGATCCGTTCTTAGATATGTTTAATAGTGAGATTTTATCCTACCGGCTCTCAGAACGACCAAACGCAAAAGTCATCATGGACGCCTTGGATGAAGCAATAGAAATAGCTAAAGGCTGCACCTATCGAACGACGTTACTCTCTAACCAGGGTTGGGCGTATCAAATGAAGTCCTATGTAAAGAAGCTAAAAAATAATGGGATATTCCAAAGTATGTCTCGAAAAAGGAAGCTGTCTGGATAATTCGCTTATGGAAAACTTCTTCAGCATAATGAAACAGGAAATGTATTACAGGAAAGTATATCGCTCTTTAGAAGAGCTGAAGAAAGCAGTGACTAAGTAGATTTAGTACTATAACAATGAACGCATAAAAGCAAAATTGACTAGTTGAGCCCGGTTGAATACCGTCCCCATACCAGTCAACTAGCTGCTTAAATATTTCGGTCTAACGATTCGGTTTCAGAACACGAGACAAGTCTTTTTCGTTTTAATTTTTAGTTTTATCCTAATAAATCCCCAAGTATATCGGTCATCGATTTTTTTCGCTTGTGCTTAGGTGGATATCCATTGTTGGAATGCTTAGAATCGTACTCTTTATTATTATCATTTCTTGAATTATCTCGATTATCCCGGTATTGACGATCATCTTTTTCGTATGACTGGGTATATGATTTTTGGTCTTCTCTTAAGCCCTGTGTGATTTTTTCTAGTTCACCACGATCAAGCCAAACACCTTTACAATCCGGACAAACATCGATCATCACATTCTCTTTTTCGACTTCTCTCATTCGAACGCTATCGCAAACTGGACAATTCAAATATCTCACTCCTTCTGATTTCATTGAACGCTAATCCCGCTCAAATTATAACACGCTACTTAGAAAGTTAATGTGATTCAACCCTTATTGAAATTTAACTTAGATTCTTTAGTTCTTTGCCACTAATAACATCAGGATACTACTTACAAAAACAATAGCCGCTCCTACTGTGAAAATTAAAGTTGCAGATGTACCAAGGAGTCCCGCTAAAAATGCCCCCGAAATGACACCTAATGAAAAACTAGCATAGTAAATACCGAAAGCTTTCCCTCGATTTTGAGAATTTGTATCTTTCATAATGGTTGTACTTGTGGAAGGAAACAATAAAGCAAAGCCGATTCCATAAAAAATCATAGCAATAAATATTTCGATTGAGGAAGTTGAGAGTCCCAGACCTAAAATGGATAAGGAAATAAACATCAGTCCAGTAAACATCAACCTTTTATTATTAAAACGATCGAAAATCCGATTAGAAGGCAGAACGAAAAACAGGATAGCCACAATGCCAAATACGCTAAAATAAATGCCTGTCATTTCTTGTTGTAAATTGAGTTCTTCCACTTTCAAGGGCATGGCATACGTAAGTAACCCTTGCATAAGAAGCAATAGAAATATAGCGACATAAGAAAATTGAATAGCCGGATTTTTAATAAAAGAAAATCCCACATTTTCTTGTGTGATTGATTTCTTCGTCAATGGTAGTGACTTAATTAATACTAAGGAGATTAACCCTACTAAAACCATCGCCAAAGACACGCTGTAAAATAACCATTCAATACCTAATCTACTACTAATGATGGCTCCCAATGCAGGACCAATAATTGCTGCAATTCCTATTGCAGCTCCTGAATGAGACATTGTTTTGCCATTCGAATCGGAATCATCATTTCGTCCAATGGCAGCAAATGCAGCAGGCACGATAAAGCCAGCAGCAAACCCATGGAAAAATCGAATAGCAATAAGTTGGGTTGGATTTGTAACATATGTATAAAAGAAAACGAGAACTCCAGCTAAAATCATACTGCTAGCTAAAATACGTTTTGAACCAAACTTATCTACCCAAATTCCTGACAACACATTGCCTAACATATTTGAAAATGAGTAAACAGCGATAACAGAGCCCACAACTATCGGAGTAGCTCCCAAACTAGCAGCAAATGGCGCAATTACGGGTAACTGCGAAAACATATCAATAAATGCCACAACCAGCAAAATATACATAAAAATCAAAGGGCTACCTTCTTTCTAAAACCTTTAAAAAGCATCCTCGCGTTAGTCAGAACATGCTCCGCTTTTTTAAGACAACATGAAACCATGCAATGCACCAAGCAATGTAAAGATGACAAGATGATCTCCAAATGCAATGATGAATGATTGATTTGTCATCAATCCAAACAATCTATTTTTCATGTACACGAGGGTAATCACCGCACCCACCATAAATCCTATAAGCATACCTGCACCGATTCCTTCTGATCCAGTTGCTTGTACAAGAACAGCCATAATAAATGAACTAATAAATGCCACGACCACAGAAAAAATATACTTCATTGGCCCCTGTGCTTCGTTTTGTTTCTTATCCGGATGTTTATCTCCACTTAGTCTCACGGAATAGTATATACCTCCATAAACCATATACAACAAGCCACCTATAATAATAGCGATGACATTTAATTCGTACCAATCGATTAACATATATAGTCCTCTTTTCTATCTCAGTTTATTTTTGTACAAAACCTAACTTTTCATATAAATCTATGGCTTTGACATTTGCCACAGTTACATTTAGTTCAATAACATCATAACCCATCTGATATAAGGTATTCATGCTTGATCTAATTAACAAACTTGCCATTCCCTGATTAAGATATTTTTTCCCTGTATAAATCTCCGTAATTAATGGTGTTCCACTCCAAAGATTTATACATATCACAGCTGCAGATTCATCGTTCATTTCAATCCAAAAAGATGCTTCAGATATAAAAGCTCCATATCCATTATTAATAATTTTTTCAACTTCAAGAATAGCTTGCTCCAACGTTTCTTCTTGCTGATCCACTGTACCTTCATAAGCTTCTAACATCGTAGTAGCCACTTTTGTAATGTCGTGTTGCGTGATGGGCTTGAACTGAAAGCTACTGTAAACTTGCTGAGACTCGAGTTTACAAGACATTTTGATTCTACGCTTTCCCACAGTCATCACCTCTCTATTAGTTCATTGACACACTACTACTTCTCTAGAAAATACTCCTTTTTTGGCAATACATCTGTCTATTATGGTAAAGCCTGCTTCTTCAAGCATATGATCAATATTATCAATCGTGACCAATACTAACTTTTTTGTAAATGGTCGGGCATTCTTTAAAATTGAGAGCTGATCTTCTGGTGTAGCATGCGTGTAGAGATTGTATGGCATATCAATAATTGTCGCATCATAGTTTGTGGATACCTCAGCGATTGGTCCTAGGTCTACTTCTCCAGTTAAATCGAAATACGCGATATTTTCGCGTGAGCCCAATACTACTAGAGGATTAATATCTCTACCGACAATATCAATTCCCATCGAGAGTGCTTCAACTAAAACAGTACCTATTCCACAACAAGGATCAATGGCTTTAATACCATGAGGATTTGGGACTGCAATATTTGCTACAGCTCGTGCGACTCGTGTACTAAGTGCAGTCGAATATTCTCGAGGTTTTTTCAAATGACGCAACCATATAGCTTCACTTTTCATGTGTTTACCAAAATACCATCGACCTTCATACGGAATTAAACCGAATGTGATATCAGGATGATGAACATCTGCTTCACCTTCAATAATCAAGCCGATTTCTCGTTCGATTTCTCGTTTTTGTTGATAGTTAATTTTTTTTGTTGTATCCAAATCATTAATTTTCACGAATAGAACTTTAAATGTCGATTCCATTTTAACAACTTCCACTTGTTTCAAAATATCTGACAATTCATCACCTTCAAACAGAACTTCAATTCGCTCTTTTATAAATGGACTTCTGCTTGGAATAATATTGATTGAGCTTTTAAGAATTTTTGAACGTGTATCTATTACAAAAAACGAACGCATTTCTAGGTGACATAATGATTCTTCGTCATCCGTATAAGCGTATGTATATATAAATTCACCTGTTGGAGCTATTTGATTCACTTAATTCCCACCCTTTTAGATAATCTTCATTTTAATACTACTACTAGTACTTGTAAGTATAACAATTGCTACTACTTATGACGCTAAAGACTAACCAATTTCTTTATTTGTCTTTTACGATTTAAACAACAATTATTATCGATAATAATAAGCAAAGAGATAATTCTATCGATAACACATTAACACACTGAATCCTTCAGATTTAATAAATAAATTTTAGCTTACATAAATTTGTTTATCATGACCATACTTATTTAGCACCACATTTTGAAAGGAGACGTTTAAAACATGGGAAAAGACAATCACAATTCTTCAAGTAACAATAAAAATTCTTTACCTCAAACGCCTAAAACTGCAAAAACTAATCCAAGCAATAACCAAGAGGAGTTCTCTCGAGAGTTAATGGGAAGTGAAAATACTTCAAATAACAAAAAAAGTACTCAGAATCCCCAAGCAAACAATAATGCAAATACTAACCCTAACAACAGACGAGAGGAATTCGCTCGCGAGTTAATGGGAAGTGAAAATACTTTAAATAGTAAAAAAAATACTCAGAAACCTCAAGTAAACAATAATGCAAATACTAACCCTAACAACAGACGAGAGGAATTCGCTCGCGAGTTAATGG comes from the Paenisporosarcina antarctica genome and includes:
- a CDS encoding efflux RND transporter permease subunit, producing MKGLVNFVLQNKLAVWLLTIIITVTGIYSGTRMNMETIPDISIPYLMVMDVYPGATPEKVMEEVSMPLEKVVENLEGVKSVFSNSYSNMANLQVEYEYGVDMDEANRALKSALEAVTLPEGAQEPTVTAISMNMMPVAALSISSANEDIVELTSTVEEIILPKIEKIDGIASATITGQHINEVQLTYDETKLAELGLTEDSVKQVIQASDLAVSLGLYEFEEGEEAVAVDGKFMTADELKEMLIPLTPSEKNTSPFVKLSEIAKIEEVGKVQSISRTNGKEAIAIQIVKGQQANTVDVVNAVKELIEEEEASIDGLVIEVSLDQGAPIEKSVTTMIEKALFGGLIAVLIILLFLRDFKSTIISIVSIPVSIFMALMVLNWMDITLNIMTLGAITVAIGRVIDDSIVVVENIYRRLHLKDEKLTGRALVREATIEMFKPILSSTLVTVAVFAPLIFVGGMVGELFLPFALTMTFALVASLIVAITIVPALSHFLFKKKLYSEKTASSHKETGKLSNWYKGILGWTLNHKIITSIISIALLAGSIALTPLIGFSFLGSEEEKVMYLTYTPEAGELMDDTLENITAIEEKMLNREDIDIVQLSLSEGGDQMSAMMGGGGGGALMYLIFNPEMDDFPKAREEIEEYVFNIEQSGEWNSQNFTSMSMSTNEVSYTFNGADLDKLNEAVVMVEDVLKENDGLEEVSSSAEDAYVEHTFKVEQDELLQYGLTTGQIVMMLSPKTTQEVLTTVEKDGSSLDVIVKQEKAAQPKSIDEILATEVPTALGTTVPLSEIVTVETGTTMNTLARSKGEYYATVSGAILGDDITKATSEVDEAIDKLDLPKGVTVAVAGAAADMTETFTQLGLAMMAAIAIVYFILVVTFREGVAPFAILFSLPFAVIGSFVGLWIAGETISVSVMMGLLMLIGIVVTNAIVLVDRIIHMERAGMTMREAILEAGATRLRPILMTALATIGALIPLAVGSGGGGLISKGLGITVIGGLASSTLLTLIAVPIVYEVLSKIFKKNRSEVEEN
- a CDS encoding TetR/AcrR family transcriptional regulator; the encoded protein is MNKKQLIMEKSLELFAKQGFEATSIQQITEYCGISKGAFYLSFKSKDELIIALIDHFMMQFTADADYIVKNTKVEEKLVYEFYFSTFNSFQKHSDFTKVLMKEQSHTLNKEFIVKMQTYDKLFEKSILSMIDRVYGEVVDLIKYDLVYCIKGFISIYSQLFLFQKIPVDLNLLSRSLVEKTNLLAKHTTIPFISQDLIHLGKQLTQEEMTKEQILDIMDQKIMEIEESIEKESLVLLRQHLLEPTLSPAIVKGLLENIRNHSHCKWISYLLRSYYEF
- a CDS encoding helix-turn-helix domain-containing protein, with amino-acid sequence MKYKVRTRDSLDEMARKFGITEPPIIINWWRKWQNEGVEGLSKSKGRQSMSTKPKKIKNEKKIDEG
- a CDS encoding TFIIB-type zinc ribbon-containing protein, whose amino-acid sequence is MNCPVCDSVRMREVEKENVMIDVCPDCKGVWLDRGELEKITQGLREDQKSYTQSYEKDDRQYRDNRDNSRNDNNKEYDSKHSNNGYPPKHKRKKSMTDILGDLLG
- a CDS encoding MFS transporter, producing MYILLVVAFIDMFSQLPVIAPFAASLGATPIVVGSVIAVYSFSNMLGNVLSGIWVDKFGSKRILASSMILAGVLVFFYTYVTNPTQLIAIRFFHGFAAGFIVPAAFAAIGRNDDSDSNGKTMSHSGAAIGIAAIIGPALGAIISSRLGIEWLFYSVSLAMVLVGLISLVLIKSLPLTKKSITQENVGFSFIKNPAIQFSYVAIFLLLLMQGLLTYAMPLKVEELNLQQEMTGIYFSVFGIVAILFFVLPSNRIFDRFNNKRLMFTGLMFISLSILGLGLSTSSIEIFIAMIFYGIGFALLFPSTSTTIMKDTNSQNRGKAFGIYYASFSLGVISGAFLAGLLGTSATLIFTVGAAIVFVSSILMLLVAKN
- a CDS encoding DUF1761 domain-containing protein, which encodes MLIDWYELNVIAIIIGGLLYMVYGGIYYSVRLSGDKHPDKKQNEAQGPMKYIFSVVVAFISSFIMAVLVQATGSEGIGAGMLIGFMVGAVITLVYMKNRLFGLMTNQSFIIAFGDHLVIFTLLGALHGFMLS
- a CDS encoding GNAT family N-acetyltransferase encodes the protein MGKRRIKMSCKLESQQVYSSFQFKPITQHDITKVATTMLEAYEGTVDQQEETLEQAILEVEKIINNGYGAFISEASFWIEMNDESAAVICINLWSGTPLITEIYTGKKYLNQGMASLLIRSSMNTLYQMGYDVIELNVTVANVKAIDLYEKLGFVQK
- a CDS encoding TRM11 family SAM-dependent methyltransferase is translated as MNQIAPTGEFIYTYAYTDDEESLCHLEMRSFFVIDTRSKILKSSINIIPSRSPFIKERIEVLFEGDELSDILKQVEVVKMESTFKVLFVKINDLDTTKKINYQQKREIEREIGLIIEGEADVHHPDITFGLIPYEGRWYFGKHMKSEAIWLRHLKKPREYSTALSTRVARAVANIAVPNPHGIKAIDPCCGIGTVLVEALSMGIDIVGRDINPLVVLGSRENIAYFDLTGEVDLGPIAEVSTNYDATIIDMPYNLYTHATPEDQLSILKNARPFTKKLVLVTIDNIDHMLEEAGFTIIDRCIAKKGVFSREVVVCQ